In one Hyphomicrobium sp. 99 genomic region, the following are encoded:
- a CDS encoding Crp/Fnr family transcriptional regulator: MSNPKSPKRAQPTRNLLLSKMLPADRELVEAHLKEIELPLRTKLEKRQKRVEFIYFIDSGVASVVGNGNGEVEVGIIGRDGATGLSVVLAGDRANHDTYMQVAGTGRRLTAEDFRNVMSSSTTLTNTMLRYANGFLVQVTQTATANACGTIPQRLARWLLMVQDRVETEAIPLTHEFLAIMLAVNRPGVTLALKALEDRATISQRRGSLTIVDRAALEMIAGHIYETGRF; encoded by the coding sequence CGAAGATGTTGCCGGCTGACCGCGAACTGGTCGAAGCGCATTTGAAGGAAATTGAGCTTCCGTTACGAACGAAGCTCGAAAAACGCCAAAAGCGCGTCGAATTTATCTACTTCATCGATAGCGGCGTGGCCTCCGTCGTCGGAAACGGCAACGGGGAAGTTGAAGTCGGCATTATCGGACGAGACGGGGCGACAGGCTTGTCGGTCGTCCTCGCCGGTGATCGAGCCAACCACGACACCTACATGCAAGTCGCTGGAACGGGGCGACGCCTCACTGCGGAAGATTTTCGCAACGTGATGTCGAGCAGCACGACGCTGACCAACACCATGTTGCGATACGCCAATGGTTTCCTTGTGCAAGTAACCCAGACGGCAACCGCAAATGCATGCGGCACCATCCCGCAACGATTGGCAAGGTGGCTTCTAATGGTTCAGGACCGGGTCGAGACCGAGGCGATACCGCTAACCCATGAGTTTCTCGCCATCATGCTCGCCGTCAACCGGCCGGGCGTAACCCTCGCGCTGAAGGCCCTCGAAGACCGCGCCACCATTTCGCAACGACGGGGTTCGCTCACGATCGTCGATCGCGCTGCGCTTGAAATGATCGCCGGCCATATCTACGAGACGGGTCGCTTTTAG